One Spiroplasma sp. NBRC 100390 DNA window includes the following coding sequences:
- the rpsI gene encoding 30S ribosomal protein S9 — protein sequence MAKKQEVIYRGTGRRKSSVAQVVLTPGKGNVVVNGKPALEFFPYATLVQDLEQPLEITGVKSEFDIRVKVSGGGFTGQAGATRLGIARALIEASQDYKTLLRHAGMLTRDARIKERKKYGLHGARRAPQYSKR from the coding sequence ATGGCAAAAAAACAAGAAGTTATTTATCGTGGGACAGGAAGAAGAAAATCTTCTGTTGCCCAAGTTGTATTGACTCCTGGTAAAGGAAATGTTGTTGTAAATGGGAAACCAGCATTAGAATTTTTCCCATATGCAACATTAGTGCAGGATTTGGAACAACCTTTAGAAATTACTGGTGTAAAATCAGAATTTGATATTCGTGTTAAAGTATCTGGTGGTGGTTTTACTGGGCAAGCGGGAGCAACAAGATTAGGAATCGCAAGAGCACTAATTGAAGCTTCACAAGATTATAAAACCTTATTAAGACATGCGGGGATGCTAACTCGTGATGCTCGTATTAAAGAACGTAAAAAATACGGGTTACATGGAGCAAGAAGAGCACCACAATACTCAAAAAGATAG
- the rplM gene encoding 50S ribosomal protein L13: protein MRQTTILNSAKVEKKWYVIDAQDLVLGRLASKVAMILRGKNKPAYTPHVDCGDNVIILNADKVNFSGNKLKGKIYYHHSQHPGGLKRTTAKDMLVKKPIYPVEHAIKGMLPKNKLGSKLFRNLFVYAGNEHPHEAQQPIKLELTNK from the coding sequence ATGAGACAAACTACTATCTTGAATTCAGCAAAAGTTGAAAAGAAATGATATGTTATTGATGCTCAGGATCTAGTTTTAGGACGTTTAGCAAGTAAAGTCGCAATGATCTTAAGAGGAAAAAATAAACCAGCGTATACGCCACATGTTGATTGTGGTGATAATGTTATTATTCTTAATGCTGATAAAGTTAATTTTTCAGGAAACAAATTAAAGGGTAAAATTTATTATCATCATTCACAACACCCGGGTGGGTTAAAACGAACAACAGCAAAAGATATGCTAGTTAAAAAACCAATTTATCCAGTTGAACACGCAATTAAAGGAATGTTACCAAAAAATAAATTAGGAAGCAAATTATTTCGTAATTTATTTGTTTATGCTGGTAATGAACATCCACACGAGGCACAACAACCAATTAAGTTAGAATTAACTAATAAATAA